One window from the genome of Streptomyces sp. NBC_01476 encodes:
- a CDS encoding alpha/beta fold hydrolase gives MPTTDSPQAAVAPAAVPPAGPVLASGESSRVVALPGLSLMVRSHDAPEGTKGLEPALFVHGLGGSSQNWSVLMERLADRVAGEALDLPGFGHSPPPDNSDYSVAGHARAVIRLLDAERRGPVHLFGNSMGGAVTVKVAAARPDLVRTLTLISPALPEVPPQRTALPTVLASVPGMPALYLRLTRDWTSEQRTAALLALCYGDPSLVPGPTREEAAREYQRRLDLPYFWDVMVRSTRGIVNAYTLGGQHALWRQAERVLAPTLLVYGGRDKLVSVKMARRAARTFRDARLLTIPDSGHVAMMEHPELVARAFRDLVFEVADRTIPAGDGRTTSATTGPTSDATGS, from the coding sequence ATGCCCACGACCGACTCTCCTCAAGCGGCCGTCGCCCCCGCGGCCGTACCCCCGGCGGGACCGGTGCTCGCGTCCGGGGAATCGTCGCGTGTGGTGGCGCTTCCCGGGCTCAGCCTGATGGTGCGGTCGCACGACGCCCCCGAGGGGACCAAGGGACTCGAACCGGCGCTCTTCGTGCACGGGCTCGGCGGCTCGTCGCAGAACTGGTCGGTGCTGATGGAGCGGCTGGCCGACCGGGTGGCGGGCGAGGCGCTCGACCTGCCCGGCTTCGGCCACTCGCCGCCGCCGGACAACAGCGACTACTCGGTGGCCGGGCACGCCCGGGCGGTGATCCGGCTGCTGGACGCCGAACGGCGCGGCCCGGTGCACCTGTTCGGCAACTCGATGGGCGGCGCGGTCACGGTGAAGGTGGCCGCCGCCCGGCCCGACCTGGTGCGCACCCTGACCCTGATCTCACCGGCGCTGCCCGAGGTGCCGCCGCAGCGCACCGCCCTGCCGACCGTGCTGGCCTCGGTGCCGGGGATGCCCGCGCTCTATCTGCGGCTGACCCGCGACTGGACGAGCGAGCAGCGGACCGCCGCGCTGCTGGCGCTCTGCTACGGCGACCCGTCGCTGGTGCCGGGGCCGACCCGCGAGGAGGCCGCGCGGGAGTATCAGCGGCGGCTGGATCTGCCGTACTTCTGGGACGTGATGGTCCGCTCGACCCGCGGCATCGTGAACGCCTACACCCTCGGCGGCCAGCACGCGCTGTGGCGGCAGGCCGAGCGGGTGCTGGCGCCGACGCTGCTGGTCTACGGCGGGCGGGACAAGCTCGTCTCGGTGAAGATGGCCCGCCGGGCGGCACGGACATTCCGGGACGCTCGGCTGCTCACTATCCCCGACAGCGGTCATGTGGCGATGATGGAGCACCCGGAGCTGGTGGCGAGGGCGTTCCGTGATCTTGTTTTCGAGGTCGCGGACCGTACGATTCCCGCGGGCGACGGACGTACCACGAGTGCGACGACGGGTCCGACGAGCGACGCTACCGGGAGCTGA
- a CDS encoding DUF3152 domain-containing protein has product MPGTGRRRRADSPEDTGGFAVIRPQELNVPPQAHPEHREHAAWGAGGGWSAPGPGPGSRGGAVAEDWPLDSEPVEWTRFETGASVPPRRPQPQPSGGRLPHPRQEYVDAFDAPLPPRPRPAAPREPAEPGLLVQPEPSAGKADKSGGKGRTLTAIAAAAVVTVLAVVVGGQLLGGEKDHTDKPAPDATPRSAADETASAPSAPSTAAAPSVTPTLAPASYDQLMDRQYPLDPKLALSGAFTTVPGHQAAPGRGKVLRFRVDVEKGLPLDAGLFAQTVFKTLNDRRSWGHGGTMTFERVSSGPADIVVTLASPGTTAKWCEKSGLDTTVDNVSCDAASTPRTMINAYRWAQGADTFGPQRMHEYRQMLINHEVGHRLGHGHVGCPKAGAPAPVMMQQTKYLSLDGGPTCKPNAWPFP; this is encoded by the coding sequence GTGCCCGGCACCGGCCGCCGGCGGCGGGCCGACTCGCCCGAGGACACCGGCGGCTTCGCGGTGATCCGGCCGCAGGAGCTGAACGTGCCACCGCAGGCCCACCCCGAGCACCGCGAACACGCGGCCTGGGGCGCGGGCGGCGGCTGGAGCGCCCCCGGCCCCGGCCCGGGCTCCCGGGGCGGCGCTGTCGCCGAGGACTGGCCGCTGGACTCCGAACCCGTGGAGTGGACCCGCTTCGAGACGGGCGCCTCGGTCCCGCCGCGCCGGCCCCAGCCGCAGCCGTCCGGCGGCAGGCTCCCGCACCCCCGGCAGGAGTACGTGGACGCCTTCGACGCGCCCCTGCCGCCGCGTCCCCGCCCGGCGGCGCCCCGCGAGCCGGCCGAGCCCGGTCTCCTGGTGCAGCCGGAACCGTCCGCCGGCAAGGCGGACAAGAGCGGCGGGAAGGGCCGTACCCTGACCGCGATCGCGGCCGCCGCGGTCGTCACGGTGCTGGCCGTGGTGGTCGGCGGGCAGCTGCTCGGGGGTGAGAAGGACCACACCGACAAGCCCGCTCCCGACGCCACCCCCCGCTCCGCCGCCGACGAGACGGCTTCCGCGCCGTCCGCGCCGTCCACCGCCGCCGCCCCCTCCGTGACCCCGACCCTCGCGCCCGCGAGCTACGACCAGCTCATGGACCGGCAGTACCCGCTCGACCCGAAGCTCGCGCTCTCCGGCGCCTTCACCACCGTGCCAGGGCACCAGGCCGCGCCGGGCCGGGGAAAGGTGCTGCGGTTCCGGGTGGACGTGGAGAAGGGGCTCCCGCTGGACGCCGGTCTCTTCGCCCAGACCGTCTTCAAGACGCTGAATGATCGCCGCAGTTGGGGACACGGCGGCACGATGACCTTCGAGCGGGTGTCAAGCGGCCCGGCCGACATCGTCGTCACCCTGGCCAGTCCCGGGACCACCGCCAAGTGGTGCGAGAAGTCCGGTCTTGACACCACGGTTGACAACGTGTCATGTGACGCGGCGTCGACCCCGCGCACCATGATCAACGCCTACCGGTGGGCGCAGGGCGCGGACACCTTCGGTCCGCAGCGGATGCACGAGTACCGGCAGATGCTGATCAACCACGAGGTCGGGCACCGGCTCGGGCACGGTCATGTCGGCTGTCCCAAGGCGGGCGCGCCCGCCCCGGTGATGATGCAGCAGACGAAGTACCTCTCCCTCGACGGCGGACCCACCTGCAAGCCGAACGCCTGGCCCTTCCCGTAG
- a CDS encoding Ms4533A family Cys-rich leader peptide has product MPHRHVRPTLHASIELALIGVAAHCVADVHCR; this is encoded by the coding sequence ATGCCGCACCGCCACGTACGTCCCACCCTGCACGCCAGCATCGAGCTGGCGCTGATCGGCGTGGCCGCGCACTGCGTCGCCGACGTGCACTGTCGCTGA
- a CDS encoding ABC transporter substrate-binding protein: MRPLPFTSRRIGVIAVGLALAGGAVACGPKDSGGAKASDGKPQQGGTLYVLNNQAQEDFDPARLYTSGGGNIPGLVYRTLTTRNRADGAAGSKVVPDLATNTGEPSQDATVWTYHLKDGLKYEDGTPITTADIKYDIERSFAPELSGGAPYLRDWLVGAAGYQGPYKDPKGLSAIETPDAKTIVFHLNKPEGEFPLLATQTSFAPVPKAKDTGTKYAEHPVSSGPYRVVKNENNGEHIVLERNPNWSAATDAQRKAYPDTIDVQSGLDQAVINQRLSAGVGKDADAVTTDTNLGPAELAKVSGDKALASRVGTGHFGYTDYIAFNPKVKPFDNIKVREAIAYAVNRTTVINAQGGSSLNDVATTFLPPQPSFGYTPYDPFPAGATGDPAKAKELLAQAGYPNGLTVSLTHDTTKGDEQGPETATAIQEALKLAGITVKLDSQEHNAFSDKIHNVTTEPGFFLAGWGADWPSGGPFLGPIFDGRQIVKDGDNFNNAQLNDPSVNSEIDAINKITDLQAAAKRWGALDKKIGEQALTVPLYHPVYKRLYGKNIKNVVISDWTGVLDVAQVAVK; encoded by the coding sequence ATGCGTCCACTGCCCTTTACATCCCGCCGCATAGGCGTGATAGCCGTCGGACTGGCCCTCGCCGGAGGGGCCGTCGCCTGCGGCCCCAAGGACAGCGGCGGCGCCAAGGCGAGCGACGGCAAGCCGCAGCAGGGCGGCACCCTCTACGTCCTCAACAACCAGGCGCAGGAGGACTTCGACCCCGCGCGCCTCTACACCTCCGGCGGCGGCAACATCCCCGGCCTGGTCTACCGCACCCTCACCACCCGCAACCGCGCCGACGGCGCGGCCGGCTCGAAGGTCGTCCCCGACCTCGCCACCAACACCGGTGAGCCCAGCCAGGACGCGACCGTGTGGACGTACCACCTCAAGGACGGCCTGAAGTACGAGGACGGCACGCCCATCACCACCGCCGACATCAAGTACGACATCGAGCGGTCCTTCGCCCCCGAGCTCTCCGGCGGAGCCCCCTACCTGCGCGACTGGCTGGTCGGCGCGGCCGGCTACCAGGGCCCGTACAAGGACCCCAAGGGCCTGTCCGCGATCGAGACGCCCGACGCCAAGACCATCGTCTTCCACCTGAACAAGCCCGAGGGCGAGTTCCCGCTGCTGGCCACCCAGACCTCCTTCGCGCCGGTGCCCAAGGCCAAGGACACCGGCACCAAGTACGCCGAGCACCCGGTCTCCTCCGGCCCGTACCGCGTGGTCAAGAACGAGAACAACGGCGAGCACATCGTCCTGGAGCGCAACCCCAACTGGTCGGCGGCCACCGACGCCCAGCGCAAGGCGTACCCCGACACCATCGACGTGCAGTCCGGGCTCGACCAGGCCGTCATCAACCAGCGGCTGTCGGCCGGTGTCGGCAAGGACGCGGACGCGGTCACCACCGACACCAACCTCGGCCCGGCCGAACTCGCCAAGGTCTCCGGCGACAAGGCGCTCGCCTCGCGGGTCGGCACCGGCCACTTCGGCTACACCGACTACATCGCCTTCAACCCGAAGGTGAAGCCGTTCGACAACATCAAGGTGCGCGAGGCCATCGCCTACGCCGTCAACCGCACCACCGTGATCAACGCGCAGGGCGGCTCCTCGCTCAACGACGTCGCCACCACCTTCCTGCCCCCGCAGCCGTCCTTCGGCTACACGCCGTACGACCCCTTCCCGGCCGGCGCGACCGGTGACCCGGCCAAGGCCAAGGAACTGCTGGCGCAGGCCGGCTACCCGAACGGCCTGACCGTCTCCCTCACCCACGACACCACCAAGGGCGACGAGCAGGGCCCCGAGACCGCCACCGCCATCCAGGAGGCGCTCAAGCTCGCGGGCATCACCGTGAAGCTCGACAGCCAGGAGCACAACGCCTTCAGCGACAAGATCCACAACGTGACGACCGAGCCCGGCTTCTTCCTGGCCGGCTGGGGCGCCGACTGGCCGTCCGGCGGCCCGTTCCTCGGCCCGATCTTCGACGGCCGGCAGATCGTCAAGGACGGCGACAACTTCAACAACGCCCAGCTGAACGACCCGTCGGTCAACAGCGAGATCGACGCCATCAACAAGATCACCGATCTGCAGGCGGCGGCGAAGCGCTGGGGCGCGCTGGACAAGAAGATCGGCGAGCAGGCGCTCACCGTGCCGCTCTACCACCCCGTCTACAAGCGGCTGTACGGCAAGAACATCAAGAACGTGGTCATCAGCGACTGGACCGGCGTGCTGGACGTCGCACAGGTCGCGGTGAAGTGA
- a CDS encoding ABC transporter permease, whose product MDVITAVEAEAGALASAPASGARQTWRRLRAQRAALAGGAVIALFVLIAVAAPLLAGIEGQDTTTYHADLVDSASGGVPLGTFGGISADHWLGVEPGTGRDLFARLVYGARISLVVAIGATALQVGLGMLFGLLAGLGNRFLDGLVSRITDIFVTLPSLVFAIALLAIMPSGFPRPLLLMLVLGLLGWGGIAKIVRAQVLTLKSLDFVAASRLAGSSPWRTARRELLPALVAPVLTYSAISLPSNIVSEAGLSFLGIGVTPPTPSWGQMLSSANTWYQADSAYVLLPAGLLFITVLAFTVFADGIRTALDPRAASRLRVGTGRGRKQDAAGAAEGETP is encoded by the coding sequence ATCGACGTCATCACGGCCGTCGAGGCGGAGGCCGGCGCACTGGCGTCGGCCCCCGCCTCGGGGGCCCGGCAGACCTGGCGACGGCTGCGCGCCCAGCGCGCGGCCCTCGCCGGGGGCGCCGTCATCGCTCTCTTCGTCCTGATCGCGGTGGCCGCTCCGCTGCTGGCCGGCATCGAGGGTCAGGACACCACCACGTACCACGCCGATCTGGTCGACTCCGCCTCCGGCGGCGTCCCGCTCGGCACCTTCGGCGGGATCAGCGCCGACCACTGGCTCGGCGTCGAACCCGGCACCGGCCGCGACCTGTTCGCCCGGCTCGTCTACGGCGCCCGGATCTCGCTGGTCGTCGCGATCGGCGCCACCGCGCTGCAGGTCGGGCTCGGCATGCTCTTCGGGCTGCTCGCCGGGCTCGGCAACCGCTTCCTGGACGGCCTGGTCAGCCGGATCACCGACATCTTCGTCACCCTGCCGTCGCTGGTCTTCGCCATCGCGCTGCTCGCGATCATGCCCAGCGGCTTCCCGCGGCCCCTGCTGCTGATGCTGGTGCTCGGGCTGCTCGGCTGGGGCGGCATCGCCAAGATCGTCCGCGCCCAGGTGCTCACCTTGAAGTCCCTCGACTTCGTCGCCGCCTCCCGGCTGGCCGGATCGAGCCCGTGGCGCACCGCCCGGCGCGAACTCCTGCCCGCCCTGGTGGCGCCGGTGCTGACGTACTCGGCGATCTCGCTGCCGAGCAACATCGTCTCCGAGGCGGGCCTGTCCTTCCTCGGCATCGGCGTCACCCCGCCCACCCCGTCGTGGGGACAGATGCTCTCCAGCGCCAACACCTGGTACCAGGCCGACTCGGCGTACGTGCTGCTGCCGGCCGGGCTGCTCTTCATCACCGTGCTGGCCTTCACCGTCTTCGCGGACGGTATCCGCACCGCCCTCGACCCGCGGGCGGCCAGCCGGCTGCGGGTCGGCACCGGCCGGGGACGCAAGCAGGACGCGGCAGGCGCCGCCGAGGGGGAGACCCCGTGA
- a CDS encoding ABC transporter permease, which produces MTRFLARRTFQAVVVLLVLAAVLYAVFYLAPGDAARLACGPKCSTAQVDQIRGQMGLDDPVYAQFWHFLQGIVAGHDYSTGTSVLHCPAPCLGQSYRSGELVTHIVAQKVPATASLALGAMVLWLLLGIGTGLLSALRRGTVVERLLTGFTLVGTAVPVFITGILLLLVFCSWLQWLPFPTYVPLTDDPQQWAWNLLLPWLALALVEAAKYARLTRSSMLETLAEDHIRTFRAYGVGETAIVRRHALRGALTPVIALSALDLGTMFGGALLTETLFGIPGLGQQLVQSVQLKDLPVVVGIVLVMGLAVVVANAVADVLYAVADRRVVLA; this is translated from the coding sequence GTGACCCGCTTCCTCGCCCGGCGGACCTTCCAGGCCGTCGTGGTGCTGCTGGTGCTCGCCGCGGTGCTCTACGCGGTGTTCTACCTCGCCCCCGGCGACGCGGCCCGGCTGGCCTGCGGACCCAAGTGCTCCACCGCCCAGGTCGACCAGATCCGCGGCCAGATGGGCCTGGACGACCCGGTGTACGCGCAGTTCTGGCACTTCCTGCAGGGCATCGTGGCCGGCCACGACTACAGCACCGGCACCTCCGTACTGCACTGCCCGGCACCCTGCCTGGGGCAGTCCTACCGCTCCGGTGAACTCGTCACCCACATCGTCGCCCAGAAGGTGCCCGCGACCGCGTCGCTCGCGCTCGGGGCGATGGTGCTGTGGCTGCTCCTCGGCATCGGCACCGGCCTGCTCTCCGCACTGCGCCGCGGCACCGTGGTGGAACGCCTGCTCACCGGCTTCACCCTGGTCGGCACGGCGGTCCCGGTCTTCATCACCGGCATCCTGCTGCTGCTCGTCTTCTGCTCCTGGCTGCAGTGGCTGCCCTTCCCGACCTACGTACCGCTCACCGACGACCCCCAGCAGTGGGCGTGGAACCTGCTGCTGCCGTGGCTCGCACTGGCCCTGGTCGAAGCGGCCAAATACGCTCGGCTGACCCGCAGTTCGATGCTGGAGACGCTCGCCGAGGACCACATACGGACCTTCCGGGCCTACGGCGTCGGCGAGACGGCCATCGTCCGCCGGCACGCCCTGCGTGGCGCCCTCACCCCGGTGATCGCGCTGTCCGCGCTGGACCTCGGCACGATGTTCGGCGGCGCGCTGCTCACCGAGACGCTCTTCGGCATCCCCGGACTCGGCCAGCAGCTCGTCCAGTCCGTGCAGCTGAAGGACCTGCCGGTGGTGGTCGGCATCGTGCTGGTGATGGGGCTCGCGGTGGTCGTCGCCAACGCGGTGGCCGACGTGCTCTACGCGGTCGCTGACCGAAGGGTGGTGCTGGCATGA
- a CDS encoding ABC transporter ATP-binding protein, whose translation MTTTSDAVAPKDPVGGDLVQVADLRIEFPTGGAPVRAVDGLSFDLPAGGALGLVGESGSGKSATAYALLGLHRGTGARVTGTVRVDGTDVTTASDAELRRLRGGVAAMIFQDPLSSLDPYYAIGDQISEVYRVHHRVSRSAARARAVAVLDRVGIPDAARRSRSRPHEFSGGMRQRALIAMALACEPRLLIADEPTTALDVTVQAQILDLLHDLRAETGMGLLLVTHDLGVVAGSVDDLLVMRDGAAVERGTVADVLGAPREAYTRALLTAVPRLSPPAPDGQPAEPEQAPAARDGDILLQATGLRREFGRGRNQLAAVDGVSLTVRAGETLGVVGESGSGKTTLGRMLVRLLDPTAGTITYRGREIGTLGEKALRPLRRELQMVFQDPVSSLNPRRSIGESIADPLRAAGELSDRDVVNRVKDLLERVGLDPEWYHRYPHEFSGGQRQRVGIARALAPEPKLIVCDEPVSALDVTTQAQVVRLLAELQRDLGLSLVFIAHDLAVVRQVSDRVAVMRGGRIVESGTVDEVYDAPQDPYTRGLLAAVPVLDPAESAARRVERSSLRKVMETAP comes from the coding sequence ATGACGACGACCTCCGACGCCGTGGCCCCGAAGGACCCGGTCGGCGGCGACCTGGTCCAGGTGGCGGACCTGCGGATCGAGTTCCCCACCGGCGGCGCCCCGGTACGGGCCGTGGACGGCCTGAGCTTCGACCTGCCCGCGGGCGGCGCCCTCGGCCTGGTCGGCGAGTCCGGCTCCGGCAAGAGCGCCACCGCCTACGCGCTGCTCGGGCTGCACCGCGGCACCGGCGCGCGGGTCACCGGGACGGTACGGGTGGACGGCACGGACGTGACGACCGCCTCTGACGCCGAACTGCGGCGCCTGCGCGGCGGGGTGGCGGCGATGATCTTCCAGGATCCGCTCTCCTCGCTCGACCCGTACTACGCGATCGGCGACCAGATCTCCGAGGTCTACCGGGTCCACCACCGGGTCTCCCGCTCGGCGGCCAGGGCCCGGGCGGTCGCGGTCCTCGACCGCGTCGGCATCCCCGACGCGGCCCGCCGCTCCCGTTCCCGCCCGCACGAGTTCAGCGGCGGCATGCGGCAGCGGGCCCTGATCGCCATGGCGCTCGCCTGCGAGCCGCGCCTGCTGATCGCGGACGAACCCACGACCGCGCTCGACGTCACCGTCCAGGCGCAGATCCTCGACCTGCTGCACGACCTGCGGGCCGAGACCGGCATGGGGCTGCTGCTCGTCACCCACGACCTCGGGGTGGTGGCCGGGAGCGTGGACGACCTGCTGGTGATGCGGGACGGCGCCGCCGTGGAGCGCGGCACGGTCGCGGACGTCCTCGGGGCGCCCCGCGAGGCGTACACCAGGGCGCTGCTGACCGCGGTGCCGCGGCTGAGCCCGCCGGCGCCGGACGGGCAGCCGGCCGAGCCCGAGCAGGCCCCGGCGGCGCGGGACGGCGACATCCTGCTCCAAGCCACCGGGCTGCGGCGGGAGTTCGGCCGGGGCCGGAACCAGCTCGCCGCCGTGGACGGGGTGTCGCTCACCGTCCGGGCCGGCGAGACGCTCGGGGTGGTCGGCGAGAGCGGCAGCGGGAAGACGACGCTCGGCCGGATGCTCGTACGGCTGCTGGACCCGACCGCCGGCACGATCACCTACCGCGGGCGGGAGATCGGGACCCTCGGGGAGAAGGCGCTGCGGCCGCTGCGGCGGGAACTGCAGATGGTCTTCCAGGACCCGGTCTCCTCGCTCAACCCGCGGCGCAGCATCGGCGAGTCGATCGCGGACCCGCTGCGGGCCGCCGGGGAACTCTCCGACCGTGACGTGGTGAACCGGGTGAAGGACCTGCTGGAGCGGGTCGGCCTTGACCCTGAGTGGTACCACCGCTACCCGCACGAGTTCAGCGGCGGCCAGCGCCAGCGCGTCGGTATCGCCCGGGCACTGGCACCGGAGCCGAAGCTGATCGTCTGCGACGAGCCGGTCTCCGCGCTGGACGTCACGACGCAGGCGCAAGTGGTCCGGCTGCTCGCCGAACTGCAGCGGGACCTGGGCCTGTCGCTGGTGTTCATCGCCCACGACCTCGCCGTCGTACGGCAGGTGAGCGACCGGGTCGCGGTGATGCGCGGCGGCCGGATCGTGGAGAGCGGCACCGTCGACGAGGTCTACGACGCGCCCCAGGACCCGTACACGCGGGGGCTCCTGGCGGCCGTACCCGTGCTCGACCCGGCGGAGTCGGCGGCCCGCCGGGTCGAGCGCTCGTCACTGCGGAAGGTGATGGAAACCGCACCTTAG
- a CDS encoding DUF3492 domain-containing protein — translation MRIALLTEGGYPYARGEGGAWCDRLVRGLGHHEFDLYALSRSSRTEAAGRVEPPPQVRGVWTQRLWGEPEAPARRPPRAARRAARAAFPWHYADFAAALAGGTALSGEERAERFAAGLYGLAEVAARHGGLAGLLRGEDALAALESACRAPGVRPLLGDIAVTGLLTVAALLEQQLRPLSVPWYGPGELGAADVCHAVSGGPAALPGLLAKRFCGTPLIVTEYTVRVREALLAHRAAGLAPAVRALLGDYHRLLAAETYCQAVLVTPGSTHVRRWQERCGAPRGRMRTVYPGIDATRFARAGEAAEAEATAPAAHADPTLAWVGRPDAAKDLIALLHAFHAIRREEPQARLRIFHLRAADERAAGYLFHCQGLAAQLFPDEAAGPHAAGESPVSFEEIGSPGAPELADAYAAGDVVVLSSSAEGFPLSLVEAMFCGRPTVSTDVGAVREVIGGTGLVVPPRNPKALAEAALELLRGPERAARLGAAARERALALFTASGCVDAFRESYLAVVAHHPVRRESLWDAAGDPRPFTTPAESLSPARLAPTPRIPATAAAASGGPHR, via the coding sequence GTGCGGATCGCGTTGCTCACCGAGGGTGGTTACCCGTATGCGCGAGGTGAAGGAGGCGCGTGGTGCGACCGGCTCGTCCGCGGGCTCGGGCACCACGAGTTCGACCTCTACGCGCTGAGCCGGTCGTCCCGGACCGAGGCTGCGGGGCGCGTCGAACCCCCGCCGCAGGTACGGGGGGTGTGGACGCAGCGGCTGTGGGGGGAGCCGGAGGCGCCGGCCCGCCGGCCGCCACGGGCCGCCCGCCGGGCCGCCCGTGCCGCCTTCCCGTGGCACTACGCGGACTTCGCGGCGGCCCTGGCCGGTGGCACGGCGCTGAGCGGTGAGGAGCGCGCGGAACGCTTCGCCGCGGGCCTGTACGGCCTCGCCGAGGTGGCCGCCCGGCACGGCGGCCTCGCCGGCCTGTTACGCGGGGAGGACGCGCTCGCCGCCCTGGAGAGCGCCTGCCGGGCACCGGGCGTACGGCCGCTGCTCGGCGACATCGCGGTCACCGGACTCCTCACCGTCGCGGCACTGCTCGAACAGCAGCTGCGACCGCTCTCGGTGCCCTGGTACGGGCCGGGGGAGCTCGGCGCGGCCGATGTCTGCCACGCCGTTTCCGGCGGCCCCGCGGCGCTGCCCGGGCTGCTGGCCAAACGGTTCTGCGGGACGCCGCTGATCGTCACCGAGTACACCGTGCGGGTCCGGGAGGCGCTCCTCGCCCACCGGGCCGCCGGACTCGCCCCCGCGGTACGGGCGCTGCTCGGCGACTACCACCGGCTGCTGGCCGCCGAGACCTACTGCCAGGCGGTCCTGGTCACCCCCGGCTCCACACATGTACGGCGATGGCAGGAGCGGTGCGGGGCGCCGCGCGGGCGGATGCGGACGGTGTACCCCGGCATCGACGCGACCCGCTTCGCCCGGGCCGGCGAGGCGGCGGAGGCCGAGGCGACCGCGCCGGCCGCGCACGCCGACCCCACCCTCGCCTGGGTCGGGCGCCCCGACGCGGCGAAGGACCTGATCGCGCTCCTGCACGCCTTCCACGCGATACGGCGGGAAGAACCGCAGGCCCGGCTGCGGATCTTCCACCTGCGTGCCGCGGACGAACGCGCCGCCGGGTACCTCTTCCACTGCCAGGGCCTGGCCGCCCAGCTCTTCCCCGACGAGGCGGCCGGTCCGCACGCGGCCGGGGAGAGCCCGGTCAGCTTCGAGGAGATCGGTTCGCCCGGCGCGCCGGAACTCGCGGACGCCTACGCGGCGGGCGACGTCGTGGTGCTGTCGAGCAGTGCGGAGGGCTTTCCGCTCAGCCTGGTCGAAGCGATGTTCTGCGGGCGGCCGACGGTCTCCACGGATGTGGGCGCGGTGCGCGAGGTGATCGGCGGCACGGGGCTCGTGGTGCCGCCGCGCAACCCCAAGGCGCTCGCCGAGGCGGCCCTTGAGCTGCTGCGCGGGCCCGAGCGTGCGGCCAGGCTCGGCGCGGCGGCCCGTGAGCGGGCGCTGGCGCTCTTCACCGCGTCCGGATGCGTGGACGCCTTCCGCGAGAGCTACCTCGCGGTGGTCGCCCACCACCCGGTCCGCCGTGAATCCCTCTGGGACGCGGCGGGCGATCCCCGGCCCTTCACCACGCCGGCCGAGTCGCTCTCCCCGGCCCGCCTCGCCCCGACCCCGCGTATCCCGGCGACCGCGGCCGCCGCCTCCGGAGGACCCCACCGATGA
- a CDS encoding NAD-dependent epimerase/dehydratase family protein, which produces MRVLLLGADGFLGRHVAERLLADPAVQLTALGRSDESDVRFDLSSGAPGVLARYLDAVHPGVLINCAGATRGNARDLTRQNTVAVATVCEAMRRSSVAARLVQVGCASEYGPSPAGSSTGEDAAPRPGGPYGVSKLAATELVLGSGLDAVVLRVFSPVGPGTPTGSPMGRIAEALRRTMQNGDPELKLGGLGVQRDFIDARDVARAVHAASLSAAQGVVNIGSGRAVRLRDMAAALAHVAGYDGMLHELDDPSHGPAQPPYPDGCGSWQQADVRTARDRLGWRPRIGLEESLADVWMEAACRV; this is translated from the coding sequence ATGAGAGTCCTGTTGCTGGGGGCCGACGGATTCCTGGGGCGGCACGTCGCCGAGCGGCTGCTGGCCGACCCGGCGGTGCAGCTCACCGCGCTCGGGCGCAGCGACGAGTCGGACGTGCGGTTCGACCTGTCCAGCGGGGCGCCCGGCGTCCTCGCCCGTTACCTGGACGCCGTCCACCCAGGAGTGCTGATCAACTGCGCCGGTGCCACCCGCGGCAACGCCCGGGACCTGACCCGGCAGAACACCGTCGCGGTCGCCACCGTCTGCGAGGCGATGCGCCGCAGCTCGGTCGCCGCCCGGCTGGTCCAGGTGGGCTGCGCCTCGGAGTACGGCCCCTCGCCGGCCGGCTCCTCCACCGGCGAGGACGCGGCGCCGCGGCCCGGCGGCCCGTACGGCGTCAGCAAGCTCGCCGCCACCGAACTCGTCCTCGGCTCCGGCCTGGACGCCGTGGTGCTGCGGGTCTTCAGCCCGGTCGGCCCCGGTACCCCGACCGGCTCCCCGATGGGCCGGATCGCCGAAGCGCTCCGCCGGACCATGCAGAACGGCGACCCGGAGCTGAAACTCGGCGGCCTCGGCGTCCAGCGTGACTTCATCGACGCGCGGGATGTCGCCCGGGCCGTGCACGCCGCCTCGCTCTCCGCCGCCCAGGGCGTGGTGAACATCGGCAGCGGCCGGGCCGTACGCCTGCGGGACATGGCCGCCGCCCTCGCGCACGTGGCCGGCTACGACGGGATGCTCCACGAACTGGACGACCCGTCCCACGGGCCGGCCCAGCCGCCGTACCCCGACGGCTGCGGGTCCTGGCAGCAGGCGGACGTCCGTACCGCCCGCGACCGGCTCGGCTGGCGGCCGCGGATCGGCCTGGAGGAGTCCCTGGCCGATGTGTGGATGGAGGCGGCATGCCGCGTCTGA